In the genome of Massilia sp. PAMC28688, one region contains:
- a CDS encoding pitrilysin family protein, which yields MRQITLLLAGLSLSLAASAASDSWKIPVSVKKLDNGLTVIVSPDHSSPTIGVSVVYHVGMRLEPKNRTGFAHLFEHLMFQGTPNAPKGVFDSTITGGGGRNNGSTRPDFTNYIEAAPVSAIDSILWLEADRMKTLDFNEKTLKNQQDVVKEEIRVNVKNQPYGGFMWLDIGQLAFDKWENNHDGYGSFKDLEGATVEDVRAFHRDYYGPNNAVIAIAGDVTPAKGFALAQKYFGAIPKRPTPPSGDFSEPLGTAEKRIEQQDTLAQVPAVAAAWKMPARGSRDQAPMAVLGELLAGGDASTMYQGLVKGRELALNVNSMFGLVSPWEYDGPTLFTIFALYKPTTTADALLAAMDEEIAKVVKNGVDAATLKRVKTQMLADWYNSLESFMSRADTVARLQTVWGDANVVNKVPGWIEGVTSADLQRVAATYLTRANRTVIDRKVAPKTAPAAPAAPAPVADAAKK from the coding sequence ATGCGTCAGATTACCCTGTTACTGGCAGGTCTGTCCCTGTCGCTCGCGGCCAGCGCCGCCAGCGACAGCTGGAAGATCCCCGTCAGCGTCAAGAAACTCGATAACGGCCTGACCGTCATCGTCTCGCCCGACCACTCGTCGCCCACCATTGGCGTGTCGGTGGTGTACCACGTGGGCATGCGCCTTGAGCCGAAGAACCGCACCGGCTTTGCGCACCTGTTCGAGCACCTGATGTTCCAGGGAACCCCGAATGCACCGAAGGGCGTGTTCGACAGCACCATCACCGGCGGCGGCGGCCGCAACAATGGTTCGACCCGTCCCGACTTCACCAATTACATCGAAGCGGCGCCGGTATCGGCAATCGACTCGATCCTGTGGCTCGAAGCGGACCGCATGAAGACGCTCGACTTCAACGAGAAAACGCTGAAGAACCAGCAGGACGTGGTCAAGGAAGAGATCCGCGTCAACGTCAAGAACCAGCCCTATGGCGGCTTCATGTGGCTCGACATCGGGCAGCTGGCGTTTGACAAGTGGGAGAACAACCACGACGGCTACGGCAGCTTCAAGGACCTCGAAGGCGCCACCGTGGAAGACGTGCGCGCCTTCCACCGCGATTACTATGGCCCCAACAATGCCGTGATCGCCATTGCCGGCGACGTGACGCCGGCCAAGGGCTTTGCCCTGGCCCAGAAGTATTTCGGCGCCATCCCCAAGCGCCCCACCCCGCCATCGGGCGACTTCAGCGAGCCGCTTGGCACGGCTGAAAAGCGCATCGAGCAGCAGGACACGCTGGCCCAGGTGCCGGCCGTGGCCGCCGCCTGGAAGATGCCGGCGCGCGGTAGCCGCGACCAGGCCCCGATGGCGGTGCTGGGCGAACTGCTGGCCGGCGGCGACGCCTCCACCATGTACCAGGGCCTGGTCAAGGGCCGCGAGCTGGCGCTGAACGTGAACAGCATGTTCGGCCTGGTCAGCCCATGGGAATACGACGGCCCGACCCTGTTTACCATCTTTGCGCTGTACAAGCCCACCACCACGGCCGACGCGCTGCTGGCCGCCATGGACGAGGAAATCGCCAAGGTCGTCAAGAACGGCGTGGATGCCGCCACCCTCAAGCGGGTCAAGACCCAGATGCTGGCCGACTGGTACAACTCGCTCGAGAGCTTCATGAGCCGCGCCGACACCGTCGCGCGCCTGCAAACGGTATGGGGCGACGCGAATGTGGTCAACAAGGTGCCAGGCTGGATCGAAGGCGTGACCTCGGCCGACCTGCAGCGTGTGGCAGCGACCTACCTCACGCGCGCCAACCGCACCGTCATCGACCGCAAGGTCGCACCTAAAACCGCACCTGCAGCACCGGCCGCCCCAGCGCCAGTGGCTGACGCTGCAAAGAAATAA
- a CDS encoding FxDxF family PEP-CTERM protein gives MNKSRAFLSAIALASATLMSQSAFAGPIASTTTDITLVDNKASFEQVLTGGNAGATFHNRYQFTLGEMGDFNADLSLGNGANKSLSITGFTLLDSKGNTVGSSTAAGTGWLLDVDNLASGSYTVQVSGALSTNAAGKYYGNLMLGPSAIAAVPEPAPVGLMLAGLGVLGFSVRRRARSA, from the coding sequence ATGAATAAATCCAGAGCCTTCCTGTCTGCGATCGCACTGGCCTCGGCCACGCTGATGTCGCAGTCAGCTTTTGCGGGACCGATCGCCAGCACCACGACCGATATCACGCTGGTGGACAACAAAGCGTCTTTTGAGCAAGTCCTCACCGGCGGCAATGCCGGCGCGACCTTCCACAACCGCTATCAATTCACGCTCGGCGAGATGGGCGACTTCAACGCCGATCTTTCGCTCGGCAACGGTGCCAACAAGAGCCTGAGCATTACCGGCTTCACCCTGCTCGACAGCAAAGGCAACACCGTGGGCAGCTCCACCGCTGCCGGCACCGGCTGGCTGCTCGATGTCGACAACCTGGCATCTGGCAGCTACACGGTGCAGGTCAGCGGCGCGCTCAGCACCAATGCCGCAGGCAAGTACTACGGCAACCTGATGCTGGGACCATCGGCCATTGCCGCCGTGCCGGAACCGGCTCCGGTGGGGCTGATGCTGGCCGGCCTGGGCGTACTGGGCTTTAGCGTGCGGCGCCGCGCCAGGTCAGCCTAA
- a CDS encoding GMC family oxidoreductase N-terminal domain-containing protein, which translates to MPDPVTPDFYDAIVVGSGPGGSAVARELALRGRHVLILEQGSAEAVTGTLGQMARYAAVPGRGAFVHRDASLLVQGTGAGGSSTINFATAADPPAAMFAPLGVDLGPALAALRAELPIAPLPDQLIGPMATRIAQGAREAGFTWHKLEKMIRPQSCRSGCWRCVYGCPFGAKWSARDFIDEACRHGAVLIDRARATRVIIDNGRAAGVQYTRGGQQLQAQAPLVVLAAGGIGSPRLLHASGIWPRTSPFFSDPVVAVMGSVPDVEGGAEVPMACGMRLDAQGVSLADLTLPAPMYQAFAAQVGRLDRLFAHRRTLSIMVKIRDEISGSTGPRWADKTLQAPDRARLALGIGMARDILRACGARNIFKTWHFAAHPGGSVRIGHGVDGNLRTRTEGLYVCDASVIPAAWGLPPTLTLLCLGKRLGQALA; encoded by the coding sequence ATGCCCGATCCGGTCACCCCAGATTTCTACGACGCCATCGTGGTGGGCAGCGGTCCGGGCGGCTCGGCCGTGGCGCGCGAACTGGCCTTGCGCGGGCGCCACGTACTGATCCTGGAACAAGGCAGCGCAGAAGCGGTGACCGGCACGCTGGGACAGATGGCCCGCTACGCCGCGGTGCCGGGGCGCGGCGCCTTTGTGCACCGCGACGCTTCATTGCTGGTCCAGGGCACGGGCGCCGGCGGCAGCTCCACCATCAATTTCGCCACCGCGGCCGATCCCCCGGCAGCCATGTTCGCCCCGCTGGGCGTGGACCTGGGCCCCGCCCTGGCCGCACTGCGCGCCGAGCTGCCCATCGCCCCCCTGCCCGACCAGCTGATCGGCCCCATGGCCACGCGCATTGCCCAGGGCGCGCGCGAGGCCGGCTTCACCTGGCACAAGCTGGAAAAAATGATCCGTCCACAGAGCTGCCGCAGCGGCTGCTGGCGCTGCGTGTACGGCTGCCCTTTTGGTGCCAAGTGGAGCGCGCGCGACTTCATTGATGAAGCGTGCCGCCATGGCGCCGTCCTGATCGATCGCGCCCGCGCCACGCGGGTGATCATCGACAATGGCCGGGCGGCGGGCGTGCAGTACACGCGCGGCGGCCAGCAGCTGCAGGCGCAGGCACCGCTGGTCGTCCTGGCCGCCGGGGGCATCGGCAGTCCACGCCTGCTGCACGCGTCCGGCATCTGGCCCCGCACCAGCCCATTCTTCAGCGACCCGGTGGTGGCCGTCATGGGTAGCGTACCCGATGTGGAGGGCGGGGCCGAAGTGCCCATGGCGTGCGGCATGCGGCTCGATGCGCAAGGCGTCTCGCTGGCCGACCTCACCCTGCCGGCACCCATGTACCAGGCGTTCGCGGCGCAGGTGGGCCGGCTCGACCGCCTGTTTGCGCACCGCCGCACGCTGTCGATCATGGTCAAGATTCGCGATGAGATTTCCGGCAGTACCGGGCCGCGCTGGGCCGACAAGACCCTGCAGGCGCCCGACCGCGCCCGCCTGGCCCTGGGCATCGGCATGGCGCGCGACATCCTGCGTGCCTGCGGCGCGCGCAACATCTTCAAGACCTGGCATTTCGCCGCCCATCCCGGCGGCAGTGTGCGCATCGGCCACGGCGTGGACGGCAACCTGCGCACCCGGACCGAGGGACTGTATGTGTGCGACGCCTCCGTCATTCCCGCCGCCTGGGGCTTGCCGCCCACGCTCACGCTGCTATGCCTGGGCAAGCGGCTGGGCCAGGCGCTTGCCTGA
- a CDS encoding GIN domain-containing protein: MTYLSRLVLALAVFGWSGGCLAGADDTVSQSRTLDLRVARVKLEGLVDLKLRQGPAATLVISGDQALMARSSTQVEGDTITIATEGSVMRLSRRQLLRAELTLPQLREVASDSVGTAEIHGFSGDELDLKLDGAGAMQVHCAYRLVNAVLGGVGSMEIHGTMAEGIDLNLRGAGVLRLRGSGKWLRASLSGLGNLDARHFPVDSAQLDLSGLGNATVWARQHVRLDLSGMGSVTVHGKPVARSVNVNGLGSVNWK, from the coding sequence ATGACGTATTTATCCCGCCTTGTGCTGGCGCTGGCCGTGTTTGGCTGGTCCGGGGGCTGCCTGGCCGGTGCCGACGATACCGTGTCGCAGTCGCGCACGCTGGACCTGCGCGTGGCGCGGGTCAAGCTCGAAGGCCTGGTCGACCTCAAGCTGCGCCAGGGGCCGGCAGCCACGCTGGTCATCTCGGGCGACCAGGCACTGATGGCCAGGTCCAGCACCCAGGTCGAGGGCGACACCATCACCATCGCCACCGAGGGCAGCGTGATGCGCTTGTCGCGGCGCCAGTTGCTGCGCGCCGAGCTGACCCTGCCACAGTTGCGCGAAGTGGCCTCCGACAGCGTCGGCACGGCCGAGATCCATGGCTTTTCCGGCGACGAACTGGACCTCAAGCTCGATGGTGCGGGGGCCATGCAGGTCCACTGCGCCTATCGCCTGGTCAACGCCGTGCTGGGCGGGGTGGGCAGCATGGAGATCCACGGCACCATGGCCGAAGGCATCGACCTGAACCTGCGCGGCGCCGGCGTGCTTCGCCTGCGCGGCAGCGGCAAGTGGCTCAGGGCCAGCCTGAGCGGACTTGGCAACCTGGACGCCAGGCACTTCCCGGTCGACAGTGCCCAGCTCGACCTGTCGGGCCTGGGCAATGCCACGGTATGGGCGCGCCAGCACGTCCGGCTCGATCTGTCCGGCATGGGATCGGTCACGGTCCATGGCAAGCCGGTGGCCCGCAGCGTCAACGTCAATGGCCTTGGCTCGGTCAACTGGAAGTAA
- a CDS encoding tetratricopeptide repeat protein has translation MKTLFVAVTIAICLAGNAWAGFKEGAQAYNARQYARALKEITPLAKSGHADAQHLLGLMYYMGRGVARDYRQALHWHRKAAEQGKADAQYVVGAMYYTGNAVAADQRQAVAWFRRAAEKGHAGAQHALALMYRYHAAGLPQDKVLAYMLWSLAAAGGNTSALEQRAEIAKRMTPEQIEEALGMSRAWRPGTPLPTRSRTGENA, from the coding sequence ATGAAAACACTATTTGTTGCGGTCACCATCGCAATCTGCCTTGCCGGCAACGCATGGGCAGGCTTCAAGGAAGGCGCCCAGGCGTACAACGCCAGGCAGTACGCGCGCGCGCTCAAGGAAATCACCCCGCTGGCCAAATCCGGCCACGCCGACGCCCAGCATCTGCTGGGCCTGATGTACTACATGGGGCGCGGCGTGGCGCGCGACTACCGCCAGGCCCTGCACTGGCACCGCAAGGCGGCCGAGCAGGGCAAGGCCGACGCCCAGTATGTGGTGGGCGCCATGTATTACACGGGCAATGCGGTCGCGGCCGATCAGCGCCAGGCCGTGGCCTGGTTTCGGCGCGCCGCCGAAAAAGGCCATGCCGGGGCCCAGCACGCACTGGCCCTGATGTACCGCTATCACGCGGCCGGGCTGCCCCAGGACAAAGTGCTCGCCTACATGCTGTGGAGCCTGGCCGCCGCCGGCGGCAACACCAGTGCGCTCGAGCAGCGCGCCGAGATCGCCAAGCGCATGACTCCCGAACAAATCGAAGAGGCGCTCGGCATGTCGCGAGCGTGGCGCCCCGGCACCCCCTTACCCACCCGATCACGTACCGGAGAAAATGCATGA
- a CDS encoding amidohydrolase family protein, with protein MRRCLTQWTILAALAASMAPVLAQAANAPAPLADHHQHLFSPAIVAVVGLPPGSPSYLGAADIVGLLDQAGTRRAAVLSVAYMYGSPKRKIENEYDKVKAENDWTLSETEKFPGRLKAMCGVNPLKDYALAELARCAGEARFGRAIKLHFGNSDVEVDKPEHMAKLKQFFSAANGHGMGLIVHMRASISLKRPYGADQARVFLEQLMPLVPDVPVQLAHMAGTGPGYDDPPSDAAMAVMADAAAARDPRTRNLWFDVASVADAEIAPAHAAKLVERIRRAGVGRILYGTDAAVGTNLRPRQSWEAFSKLPLTPAELRTIATNVAPYLRQD; from the coding sequence ATGAGGCGTTGTTTGACACAGTGGACCATCCTGGCGGCGCTGGCAGCGAGCATGGCGCCGGTCCTGGCGCAGGCGGCGAACGCGCCGGCGCCGCTGGCCGACCATCACCAGCACCTGTTTAGCCCGGCAATTGTGGCCGTGGTGGGCCTGCCGCCGGGCAGTCCCAGTTATCTGGGTGCGGCCGATATTGTGGGCTTGCTCGACCAGGCCGGGACGCGGCGCGCAGCCGTGCTGTCGGTGGCTTACATGTATGGCAGCCCCAAGCGCAAGATCGAGAACGAGTACGACAAGGTCAAGGCCGAGAACGATTGGACGCTGTCAGAAACCGAGAAGTTCCCCGGGCGCCTGAAGGCCATGTGCGGCGTTAATCCGCTCAAGGACTACGCCCTGGCCGAATTGGCGCGCTGCGCCGGCGAGGCGCGCTTTGGCCGCGCCATCAAGCTCCACTTTGGCAATTCGGACGTGGAAGTGGACAAGCCGGAACACATGGCCAAGCTCAAGCAGTTCTTCAGCGCCGCCAACGGGCACGGCATGGGTTTGATTGTCCACATGCGCGCGTCGATTTCACTCAAGCGGCCGTACGGCGCGGACCAGGCCAGGGTGTTTTTGGAGCAGCTCATGCCGCTGGTGCCGGACGTGCCGGTGCAGCTGGCCCACATGGCAGGCACCGGCCCCGGCTACGATGACCCGCCATCGGACGCGGCCATGGCCGTCATGGCCGATGCTGCCGCGGCGCGCGATCCGCGCACCCGCAATCTGTGGTTCGATGTGGCGTCGGTGGCTGACGCCGAGATTGCGCCGGCCCATGCGGCCAAGCTGGTCGAACGCATCCGCCGTGCCGGGGTGGGGCGCATCCTGTACGGCACCGACGCGGCCGTGGGCACCAACCTGCGCCCGCGCCAGTCGTGGGAAGCGTTCAGCAAGCTGCCGCTGACGCCAGCCGAGCTGCGCACCATTGCCACCAACGTCGCGCCCTACCTGCGCCAGGATTGA
- a CDS encoding PEP-CTERM sorting domain-containing protein (PEP-CTERM proteins occur, often in large numbers, in the proteomes of bacteria that also encode an exosortase, a predicted intramembrane cysteine proteinase. The presence of a PEP-CTERM domain at a protein's C-terminus predicts cleavage within the sorting domain, followed by covalent anchoring to some some component of the (usually Gram-negative) cell surface. Many PEP-CTERM proteins exhibit an unusual sequence composition that includes large numbers of potential glycosylation sites. Expression of one such protein has been shown restore the ability of a bacterium to form floc, a type of biofilm.) — translation MKKYIIAAALCASAAASSHAAPVTAFEVSNVNAYTNGSWAFGERFTVGAEDISVLSLGAYDAGGDGFVTAGGIQVGLYLEGSNTLLASTSVQSGDTLNGFYRYASVAPVTLSANTSYRLVAVSGSDAYTYTSPVTSAPGLTWQGYTYCSSTSLTGSCSAWTGTDTTWMGNFQYEIAGQIGEVPEPASLGLLAVGGLGLAMARRRKRAA, via the coding sequence ATGAAAAAGTACATTATTGCAGCGGCCCTGTGCGCAAGCGCAGCCGCATCCTCGCACGCAGCACCCGTCACCGCTTTTGAAGTCAGCAACGTCAATGCCTACACCAATGGCAGCTGGGCCTTCGGCGAGCGCTTCACCGTGGGCGCGGAAGACATCAGCGTGCTGTCCCTGGGCGCCTACGATGCAGGCGGTGATGGTTTTGTGACCGCCGGTGGCATCCAGGTTGGCCTGTATCTCGAAGGCAGCAACACCCTGCTGGCATCGACCAGCGTCCAGAGCGGCGACACCCTGAACGGCTTCTATCGCTACGCCTCGGTGGCACCAGTGACCCTGTCGGCCAATACCAGCTACCGCCTGGTGGCAGTGAGCGGCTCGGACGCCTACACCTACACGTCCCCGGTCACCAGCGCCCCTGGCCTGACCTGGCAAGGCTACACCTACTGCTCGAGCACCAGCCTGACCGGCTCGTGCAGCGCATGGACCGGCACCGATACCACCTGGATGGGCAACTTCCAGTATGAAATCGCCGGCCAGATCGGTGAAGTACCGGAACCTGCAAGCCTGGGCCTGCTGGCCGTTGGCGGCCTTGGCCTGGCCATGGCACGCCGCCGCAAGCGCGCCGCCTGA
- a CDS encoding NAD(P)H-quinone oxidoreductase, which translates to MRAIEIKQSGGPEVLQLCERPLPQLASGEVLIRVHAAGVNRPDVLQRLGHYPVPAGASDLPGLEVAGEIVDGDLSRSPFKKGDLVCALVQGGGYAEYCAAPLQQCLPVPAGLSALEAASLPETFFTVWSNVFDRAHLSGADTLLVQGGTSGIGVTAIQMAAALGHRVFATAGSDEKARACEALGAERGINYRTEDFVTVVKELTGGKGADVILDMVAGDYIAREINCLADDGRIALIALLGGAKATLDLGQVLRRRLSISGSTLRPRPVAFKAAIAWRLQEKVWPLIEAGQIRPVIFRTFGLEQAAQAHALMETSTHIGKIMLQVLPIV; encoded by the coding sequence ATGCGTGCGATTGAAATCAAGCAATCAGGCGGTCCGGAAGTCTTGCAGCTGTGTGAGCGTCCCCTCCCGCAGCTGGCAAGCGGCGAAGTCCTGATCAGGGTGCATGCGGCCGGCGTCAACCGTCCGGATGTGCTGCAGCGCCTGGGGCACTACCCGGTGCCGGCCGGCGCCTCGGACCTGCCGGGCCTGGAGGTGGCAGGCGAGATAGTCGACGGCGACCTGTCCAGGAGCCCGTTCAAAAAGGGTGACCTGGTGTGCGCACTGGTGCAGGGCGGTGGCTACGCCGAATATTGCGCGGCGCCCCTGCAGCAATGCTTGCCGGTACCGGCCGGCCTGTCCGCCCTGGAAGCGGCCTCGCTGCCGGAAACCTTCTTTACGGTCTGGAGCAATGTCTTCGACCGCGCCCACCTGTCCGGCGCCGACACCCTGCTGGTGCAAGGCGGCACGTCCGGCATCGGCGTGACGGCCATCCAGATGGCAGCTGCCCTCGGTCACCGCGTATTTGCCACCGCCGGCAGTGACGAGAAAGCGCGCGCCTGCGAAGCGCTGGGCGCCGAGCGCGGCATCAACTACCGCACGGAAGATTTCGTCACCGTGGTCAAGGAGCTGACCGGGGGCAAGGGCGCCGATGTCATTCTCGACATGGTGGCCGGCGACTACATCGCACGCGAAATCAATTGCCTGGCCGACGATGGCCGCATTGCCCTCATTGCCCTGTTGGGCGGCGCCAAGGCCACCCTGGACCTGGGCCAGGTGCTGCGCCGGCGCCTGTCGATCAGCGGCTCCACCCTGCGTCCGCGCCCCGTCGCCTTCAAGGCAGCCATTGCCTGGCGCCTGCAGGAAAAAGTCTGGCCCTTGATCGAAGCCGGCCAGATCCGTCCCGTCATTTTCCGCACCTTTGGGCTGGAGCAGGCGGCCCAGGCGCACGCGCTGATGGAAACGTCGACCCATATCGGCAAGATCATGCTCCAGGTTTTGCCTATTGTTTGA
- the tpiA gene encoding triose-phosphate isomerase, producing the protein MRRKLVVGNWKMNGSLATNASLLAGIAEGLGENSAYCAVCAPAPYLAQCQALLSGSEIGWGAQDVSAHAAGAYTGEVSASMLADVGCGYVIVGHSERRAYHGESSELVANKTVAALEAGLTPIVCVGETLAEREAGQTSAVVAGQLQAVLDAIGERMSDIVIAYEPVWAIGTGKTATPAMAQEVHQQLRAQLAGQNKEAAEAVQILYGGSMKPDNAAELMAQPDIDGGLIGGAALKASDFLAIIAAGSAPDQ; encoded by the coding sequence ATGCGCCGCAAACTCGTCGTAGGTAACTGGAAAATGAATGGCAGCCTTGCAACGAATGCAAGCCTGCTCGCTGGCATTGCCGAAGGCCTCGGTGAGAACAGTGCTTACTGCGCCGTGTGCGCACCGGCGCCTTACCTGGCGCAGTGCCAGGCGCTGCTTTCGGGCAGCGAAATCGGCTGGGGCGCGCAGGATGTGTCGGCGCACGCTGCCGGTGCCTATACCGGCGAAGTGTCGGCATCGATGCTGGCCGACGTTGGCTGCGGTTACGTCATTGTGGGTCACTCCGAGCGGCGCGCCTATCATGGCGAAAGCAGCGAACTGGTGGCCAACAAGACGGTCGCCGCGCTCGAAGCGGGCCTGACCCCGATCGTCTGCGTGGGCGAAACACTGGCCGAGCGCGAAGCAGGGCAGACCAGCGCCGTGGTGGCGGGCCAGCTGCAGGCCGTGCTGGACGCCATTGGCGAGCGCATGAGCGATATCGTCATTGCCTACGAGCCCGTGTGGGCCATCGGCACCGGCAAGACTGCCACGCCCGCGATGGCGCAGGAAGTGCACCAGCAGCTGCGCGCGCAGTTGGCCGGTCAGAACAAGGAAGCGGCCGAGGCCGTGCAGATCCTGTACGGCGGCAGCATGAAGCCGGACAATGCGGCCGAACTGATGGCGCAGCCCGACATTGACGGTGGCCTGATCGGCGGCGCGGCGCTCAAGGCGTCCGACTTCCTGGCGATCATCGCGGCCGGCAGCGCGCCGGATCAGTAA
- the secG gene encoding preprotein translocase subunit SecG, whose translation MNSLQNLVVLVQVISALAIIILVLLQHGKGADMGAAFGSGASGSLFGASGSSNFMSKLTGASAAVFFVSTLILANFASERDTGVDGGIMERAAQPAPVTGPAAIPQAAPVAPAPAAAVPPAPAATVAPATTDVPAVAPAPAK comes from the coding sequence ATGAACTCGTTGCAAAATCTGGTTGTTCTTGTGCAGGTTATCTCCGCCCTGGCGATCATCATCCTGGTGTTGCTCCAGCACGGCAAGGGTGCGGACATGGGCGCTGCCTTCGGTTCGGGCGCCTCGGGCAGCCTGTTTGGCGCCAGCGGCTCGTCGAACTTCATGTCCAAGCTGACCGGCGCGTCGGCAGCCGTGTTTTTCGTCTCGACCCTGATCCTGGCCAACTTTGCCAGTGAGCGCGACACCGGCGTGGATGGCGGCATCATGGAGCGCGCGGCCCAGCCAGCACCGGTTACCGGTCCGGCTGCCATTCCCCAGGCCGCTCCCGTAGCACCGGCGCCGGCCGCAGCGGTGCCCCCGGCGCCGGCGGCCACGGTTGCCCCGGCCACCACCGACGTGCCGGCTGTTGCACCGGCCCCGGCCAAGTAA
- a CDS encoding NADH-quinone oxidoreductase subunit A, producing the protein MILENYFPVLMFILVGIGVGVVPQVLGYLLGQNKPDAAKLSPYECGFEAFEDARMKFDVRYYLVAILFILFDLETAFFFPWGVSMQELGWSGYVTMMVFIAEFVVGFWYIWKKGALDWE; encoded by the coding sequence GTGATCCTCGAAAATTACTTCCCCGTTTTAATGTTTATCCTGGTGGGCATCGGTGTCGGCGTGGTGCCGCAGGTGCTGGGCTATCTGCTGGGCCAGAACAAGCCGGATGCGGCCAAGCTGTCGCCTTACGAGTGCGGTTTCGAAGCCTTCGAAGACGCCCGCATGAAATTCGATGTCCGCTACTATCTGGTAGCGATCCTGTTCATTTTGTTTGATCTGGAAACGGCGTTTTTCTTCCCATGGGGCGTCTCCATGCAGGAATTGGGCTGGTCCGGCTATGTGACGATGATGGTCTTCATCGCCGAGTTCGTGGTCGGTTTTTGGTATATCTGGAAGAAAGGTGCCCTTGATTGGGAATAA
- a CDS encoding NADH-quinone oxidoreductase subunit B family protein: protein MSIEGVLNEGFVTTTADKLINWARTGSMFPMTFGLACCAVEMMHTGAARYDMDRFGVVFRPSPRQSDVMIVAGTLCNKMAPALRKVYDQMPEPRWVISMGSCANGGGYYHYSYSVVRGCDRIVPVDVYVPGCPPTAEALLYGILQLQNKIKRTNTIAR from the coding sequence ATGTCAATTGAAGGCGTATTAAACGAAGGTTTCGTCACCACGACGGCAGACAAGCTGATTAACTGGGCGCGCACCGGGTCAATGTTCCCGATGACGTTCGGCCTGGCGTGCTGCGCGGTCGAAATGATGCACACGGGCGCTGCCCGCTACGACATGGACCGTTTCGGTGTCGTGTTCCGTCCATCCCCGCGCCAGTCCGACGTCATGATCGTGGCCGGCACGCTGTGCAACAAGATGGCCCCGGCCCTGCGCAAGGTCTACGACCAGATGCCCGAGCCGCGCTGGGTCATCTCGATGGGTTCCTGCGCCAACGGCGGCGGCTACTACCATTATTCGTACTCGGTGGTGCGCGGCTGCGACCGCATTGTGCCGGTCGACGTCTACGTGCCGGGCTGCCCGCCGACGGCCGAGGCGCTGCTGTACGGCATTCTGCAGCTGCAGAACAAGATCAAGCGCACCAACACCATCGCTCGCTAA
- a CDS encoding NADH-quinone oxidoreductase subunit C — MTSKIENLAATLANVVGEGADIKLALGEITVVVKSAAYAATMLALRDNAATRFDTMIDLCGVDYSTYGEGTYDGPRFAVVVHLLSTELNHRVRVRVFAQDDDMPVLASITSIWRAANWYEREAFDMYGILFEGHNDLRRILTDYGFIGHPFRKDFPITGFVEMRYDPEQKRVIYQPVTIEPREIIPRVIREETYGMK, encoded by the coding sequence ATGACAAGCAAAATCGAAAACCTGGCCGCGACGCTGGCCAATGTGGTGGGCGAGGGCGCCGACATCAAGCTGGCGCTGGGCGAAATCACGGTCGTGGTCAAGTCCGCCGCCTACGCCGCCACCATGCTGGCGCTGCGCGACAATGCCGCCACCCGCTTTGACACCATGATCGACCTGTGCGGCGTGGACTACTCGACCTATGGCGAAGGCACGTACGACGGCCCGCGCTTTGCGGTCGTGGTCCACCTGCTCTCGACCGAACTGAACCACCGGGTGCGGGTGCGCGTGTTCGCCCAGGACGACGACATGCCGGTGCTGGCCTCGATCACCTCGATCTGGCGCGCCGCCAACTGGTACGAGCGCGAAGCGTTCGACATGTACGGCATCCTGTTCGAAGGCCACAACGACCTGCGCCGCATCCTGACCGACTACGGCTTCATCGGCCATCCGTTCCGCAAGGATTTCCCGATCACCGGCTTCGTCGAAATGCGTTACGACCCGGAACAGAAGCGCGTCATCTACCAACCCGTGACGATCGAGCCGCGTGAAATCATTCCGCGCGTGATCCGCGAAGAAACCTACGGGATGAAATAA